A genomic window from Rhodococcus sp. KBS0724 includes:
- the ilvC gene encoding ketol-acid reductoisomerase — protein sequence MFYDDDADLSIIQGRKVAVIGYGSQGHAHSLSLRDSGVEVRIGLKEGSKSRDKAEEAGLTVGTPAEVSEWADVIMVLAPDTAQASIFTNDIEPNLKDGDALFFGHGLNIHFDLIKAPEFVTVGMVAPKGPGHLVRRQFVDGKGVPALIAIDQDPKGEGQALALSYAKGIGGTRAGVIKTTFKEETETDLFGEQAVLCGGTEELVKTGFEVMVEAGYAPEMAYFEVLHELKLIVDLMYEGGIARMNYSVSDTAEFGGYLSGPRVIDAGTKERMKAILADIQSGEFTRRLVANVENGNTELEGLRKANAEHPIEVTGKKLRDLMSWVDRPITETA from the coding sequence ATGTTCTACGACGACGATGCCGATCTGTCGATCATTCAGGGCCGCAAGGTTGCTGTGATCGGCTACGGAAGCCAGGGCCACGCCCATTCGCTGAGCCTGCGCGACTCGGGTGTCGAGGTCCGCATCGGCCTCAAAGAGGGCTCCAAGTCCCGCGACAAGGCTGAAGAAGCCGGCCTGACGGTCGGTACGCCGGCAGAGGTTTCCGAGTGGGCCGACGTCATCATGGTGCTCGCACCGGACACCGCTCAGGCAAGCATTTTCACCAATGACATCGAGCCCAACCTCAAGGACGGCGACGCGCTGTTCTTCGGTCACGGCCTGAACATTCACTTCGACCTGATCAAGGCTCCGGAGTTCGTCACCGTCGGCATGGTTGCGCCCAAGGGCCCCGGCCACCTGGTGCGTCGTCAGTTCGTCGACGGCAAGGGTGTTCCCGCGCTCATCGCCATCGACCAGGACCCCAAGGGTGAAGGCCAGGCTCTCGCTCTGTCCTACGCGAAGGGCATCGGTGGAACGCGCGCAGGCGTCATCAAGACCACGTTCAAGGAAGAGACCGAGACGGACCTCTTCGGCGAGCAGGCTGTGCTCTGCGGTGGCACCGAGGAACTGGTCAAGACCGGTTTCGAGGTCATGGTCGAGGCCGGCTATGCACCCGAGATGGCGTACTTCGAGGTTCTGCACGAGCTCAAGCTCATCGTCGACCTCATGTACGAAGGCGGCATCGCCCGCATGAACTACTCGGTGTCCGACACCGCTGAGTTCGGCGGCTACCTGTCCGGCCCGCGCGTCATCGACGCCGGCACGAAGGAGCGCATGAAGGCGATCCTGGCCGACATCCAGTCCGGCGAGTTCACCCGTCGTCTGGTTGCCAACGTCGAGAACGGCAATACCGAACTCGAAGGTCTCCGCAAGGCTAACGCCGAGCACCCCATCGAGGTCACCGGCAAGAAGCTGCGCGACCTGATGAGCTGGGTCGATCGTCCGATCACCGAAACCGCGTAA
- a CDS encoding PH domain-containing protein: MPPVQSSHTPKPLRHVIRISQLAYMACAFLLFAVSFPIFGWPAALSWLVILPIIAVYFVARVRTTVSPDGLEVRSMFSSRTLSWDEVKGFRFPKRSWARAELTDGTEVTLPAVSFVRLPEIAIASGGRITDPYAAAAAAYDAEEAERAEQSANERAPEPESESEPSNDQPESEQK, from the coding sequence GTGCCACCGGTTCAATCATCCCACACGCCGAAACCACTTCGGCACGTCATCCGCATTTCGCAGCTCGCCTACATGGCGTGCGCCTTCCTGCTCTTCGCGGTCAGCTTCCCGATCTTCGGCTGGCCCGCGGCATTGAGCTGGTTGGTGATCCTCCCGATCATCGCCGTCTACTTCGTCGCCCGGGTCCGTACCACCGTCAGCCCCGACGGCCTCGAGGTTCGTTCGATGTTCTCCAGCCGCACACTGAGCTGGGACGAAGTCAAGGGCTTCCGCTTCCCGAAGCGCAGCTGGGCCCGCGCCGAACTCACCGACGGAACGGAAGTGACGCTGCCCGCAGTCAGCTTCGTTCGGCTCCCCGAGATCGCGATCGCCAGTGGAGGGCGCATCACCGATCCCTACGCTGCCGCGGCGGCAGCCTACGACGCCGAAGAAGCGGAACGGGCCGAACAGTCCGCAAACGAACGCGCCCCTGAGCCGGAATCCGAATCCGAGCCGTCGAACGACCAGCCCGAATCAGAACAGAAGTAG
- a CDS encoding acetolactate synthase large subunit, which yields MSAPTARPQPTPRKSGTPSPTTAAAASQTATRRQLPPERVTGAQSVVRALEELDVDTVFGIPGGAVLPVYDPLFDSVKVRHVLVRHEQGAGHAATGYAQATGKVGVCMATSGPGATNLVTPLADAQMDSVPIVAITGQVGRSLIGTDAFQEADISGITMPVTKHNFLITDGIDIPRIMAEAFYLASSGRPGAVLVDIPKDILQAQTTFSWPPEMRLPGYRPVTKPHGKQVREAARLIADAKSPVLYVGGGVIKSDSSAELLELAELTGIPVVTTLMARGAFPDSHDLNCGMPGMHGTVAAVAALQRSDLLITLGARFDDRVTGQLDSFAPDAKVIHADIDPAEIGKNRYADVPIVGDCKEVITELIEAIRADMATGTTFELAEWWAYLNDIRRTYPLSYDRPTDGQLSPEFVIQSVGKLAGPDAIYCAGVGQHQMWAAQFVSYEKPRTWLNSGGLGTMGYAVPAAMGAKMGMPDTEVWAIDGDGCFQMTNQELATCALEGIPIKVALINNGNLGMVRQWQTLFYDERYSNTNLGTHGAIRIPDFVKLAEALGCHGIRVEREEDVEAAIREAQSINDKPVVIDFIVTADAQVWPMVAAGTSNDEIMAARGIRPLFDDDEAAAEPAVIHEAMSREQAGPAAGTGEDKQ from the coding sequence GTGAGCGCACCAACAGCACGGCCTCAACCCACGCCGCGCAAGTCAGGGACACCGAGCCCGACTACCGCGGCTGCCGCATCGCAGACGGCTACCCGTCGCCAGCTCCCCCCGGAGCGGGTAACGGGCGCGCAGTCTGTCGTTCGCGCCCTCGAAGAGCTCGACGTCGACACGGTATTCGGCATCCCCGGCGGTGCCGTGTTGCCTGTGTACGACCCGCTCTTCGATTCGGTCAAGGTCCGTCACGTACTTGTGCGCCACGAGCAGGGTGCCGGCCATGCCGCGACCGGCTACGCGCAGGCCACCGGCAAGGTCGGCGTCTGCATGGCTACCTCGGGTCCCGGTGCAACCAACCTGGTCACGCCGCTGGCCGACGCTCAGATGGACTCCGTTCCGATCGTGGCCATCACCGGCCAGGTCGGTCGTAGCCTCATCGGCACCGACGCGTTCCAGGAAGCCGACATCTCCGGCATCACCATGCCGGTCACCAAGCACAACTTCCTGATCACCGACGGCATCGACATCCCGCGCATCATGGCCGAGGCGTTCTACCTCGCCTCGAGCGGTCGTCCCGGCGCAGTCCTGGTCGATATCCCCAAGGACATCCTCCAGGCTCAGACCACGTTCTCGTGGCCGCCGGAGATGCGTCTGCCCGGATACCGTCCGGTCACCAAGCCGCACGGCAAGCAGGTCCGTGAAGCTGCGCGTTTGATCGCCGACGCCAAGTCTCCCGTCCTGTACGTCGGTGGCGGCGTCATCAAGTCCGACTCGTCGGCCGAGCTGCTCGAACTGGCCGAGCTGACGGGTATCCCCGTGGTCACCACGCTGATGGCCCGCGGCGCGTTTCCGGACAGCCACGACCTGAACTGCGGAATGCCCGGCATGCACGGCACCGTTGCCGCCGTTGCCGCGCTGCAGAGAAGTGATCTGTTGATCACACTCGGCGCCCGCTTCGACGACCGCGTCACCGGACAGCTGGATTCCTTTGCGCCCGACGCCAAGGTCATCCACGCCGACATCGACCCGGCCGAGATCGGCAAGAACCGCTACGCCGACGTCCCGATCGTGGGCGACTGCAAAGAGGTCATCACCGAACTCATCGAGGCCATCCGTGCCGACATGGCCACGGGCACCACGTTCGAACTCGCCGAATGGTGGGCGTACCTGAACGACATCCGTCGTACGTACCCGCTGAGCTACGACCGTCCGACCGACGGTCAGCTGAGCCCCGAGTTCGTCATCCAGTCCGTCGGCAAGCTCGCCGGACCGGACGCTATCTACTGCGCCGGCGTCGGTCAGCACCAGATGTGGGCCGCCCAGTTCGTCAGCTACGAGAAGCCGCGCACGTGGCTCAACTCGGGTGGACTCGGCACCATGGGCTACGCGGTTCCCGCTGCCATGGGCGCCAAGATGGGCATGCCCGACACCGAGGTGTGGGCCATCGACGGCGACGGCTGCTTCCAGATGACCAATCAGGAACTGGCCACCTGCGCACTCGAAGGTATCCCGATCAAGGTTGCCCTGATCAACAACGGCAACCTCGGCATGGTCCGTCAGTGGCAGACGCTCTTCTACGACGAGCGTTACTCGAACACCAACCTCGGAACGCACGGCGCCATCCGCATCCCGGATTTCGTGAAGCTCGCAGAAGCGTTGGGCTGCCACGGAATTCGCGTCGAGCGTGAAGAGGACGTCGAAGCTGCGATCCGTGAGGCGCAGTCCATCAACGACAAGCCTGTCGTGATCGACTTCATCGTTACTGCCGACGCACAGGTGTGGCCGATGGTCGCCGCGGGAACCAGCAACGACGAGATCATGGCGGCCCGGGGTATCCGGCCGCTGTTCGACGACGACGAGGCCGCAGCCGAGCCCGCCGTCATCCATGAAGCCATGTCGCGCGAGCAAGCCGGACCCGCCGCGGGCACAGGGGAGGACAAGCAGTGA
- the ilvD gene encoding dihydroxy-acid dehydratase has protein sequence MPPLRSRTTTVGRNAAGARSLWRATGMTDSDFGKPIVAVANSYTQFVPGHVHLKNVGEIVAEAIREAGGVAREFHTIAVDDGIAMGHGGMLYSLPSREIIADSVEYMANAHTADALVCISNCDKITPGMLNAAMRLNIPTVFVSGGPMEAGKAVVVGGVAQAPTDLITAISASANDAVSEEGLDEVERSACPTCGSCSGMFTANSMNCLTEALGLALPGNGSTLATHKARHALFSRAGTTVVEAALKYYRDGDESVLPRNIATPAAFRNAMALDVAMGGSTNTVLHTLAAAQEGEVDFDLDTIDAISRKVPCLSKVSPNSDYHMEDVHRAGGIPALLGELRRGGLLETDVSTVHTKSFDQWLDDWDIRSGKATDEAIELFHAAPGGVRTIEPFSTDNRWSALDTDAAGGCIRDVANAYTVEGGLVVLRGNIAVDGAILKTAGIDEELFSFQGPALVVESQEEAVSVILQKKIKAGDVLVVRYEGPKGGPGMQEMLHPTAFLKGAGLGKECALITDGRFSGGTSGLSIGHISPEAAAGGVIGLVQNGDQVRIDVASRTLEILVDDDVLAERRAKMEASERPWHPVDRQRTVTTALRAYAALATSADKGAVRYVP, from the coding sequence ATGCCCCCGTTGAGGTCACGCACCACCACCGTCGGACGTAATGCTGCCGGAGCCCGATCCCTGTGGCGCGCCACAGGAATGACGGATTCCGACTTCGGTAAGCCGATCGTCGCCGTAGCGAACTCGTACACCCAGTTCGTACCCGGCCACGTGCATCTCAAGAACGTGGGCGAGATCGTTGCCGAGGCCATTCGTGAGGCCGGCGGCGTCGCTCGTGAGTTCCACACCATCGCAGTCGACGACGGTATCGCCATGGGCCACGGCGGAATGCTCTACTCACTCCCGAGCCGCGAGATCATCGCCGACTCGGTCGAGTACATGGCAAACGCCCACACTGCCGACGCACTGGTGTGTATCTCCAACTGCGACAAGATCACTCCCGGCATGCTCAACGCCGCGATGCGTCTGAACATCCCGACGGTCTTCGTGTCCGGTGGTCCGATGGAGGCCGGTAAGGCAGTGGTCGTCGGCGGTGTGGCGCAAGCCCCCACCGACCTCATCACCGCGATTTCCGCCTCGGCGAACGACGCCGTGTCCGAAGAAGGCCTCGACGAGGTCGAGCGCAGCGCGTGCCCGACGTGCGGATCCTGCTCGGGCATGTTCACGGCCAACTCCATGAACTGCCTCACCGAAGCCCTCGGCCTCGCATTGCCGGGCAACGGCTCCACGCTGGCAACTCACAAGGCTCGTCACGCACTCTTCTCCCGCGCAGGCACCACCGTGGTCGAAGCTGCCCTCAAGTACTACCGCGACGGCGACGAGTCGGTTCTGCCGCGCAACATCGCGACCCCGGCAGCGTTCCGCAACGCGATGGCACTCGACGTCGCCATGGGCGGTTCCACCAACACCGTCCTGCACACACTGGCTGCGGCGCAGGAAGGCGAGGTCGATTTCGACCTCGACACCATCGACGCGATCAGCCGTAAGGTTCCGTGCCTGTCCAAGGTCTCCCCCAACTCGGACTACCACATGGAAGACGTCCACCGCGCCGGCGGAATCCCCGCGCTGCTCGGTGAGCTTCGTCGCGGCGGACTCCTCGAGACCGACGTCTCCACCGTGCACACCAAGAGCTTCGACCAGTGGCTAGACGACTGGGACATCCGCTCCGGCAAAGCAACCGACGAGGCCATCGAACTGTTCCACGCTGCTCCCGGTGGCGTGCGCACCATCGAGCCGTTCTCCACGGACAACCGTTGGTCTGCCCTCGACACCGATGCGGCCGGCGGCTGCATCCGCGACGTCGCGAACGCCTACACCGTCGAAGGCGGCCTGGTTGTCCTGCGCGGCAACATCGCCGTCGACGGCGCAATCCTCAAGACGGCCGGCATCGACGAGGAACTGTTCTCGTTCCAGGGCCCGGCTCTGGTCGTCGAATCGCAGGAAGAAGCCGTCTCGGTGATCCTGCAGAAGAAGATCAAGGCCGGCGACGTCCTCGTTGTGCGCTACGAAGGACCCAAGGGCGGACCGGGCATGCAGGAAATGCTGCACCCCACCGCTTTCCTCAAGGGCGCAGGCCTCGGCAAGGAATGCGCGTTGATCACCGACGGCCGCTTCTCCGGTGGCACGTCCGGTCTGTCCATCGGCCACATCTCCCCCGAGGCTGCTGCCGGCGGAGTTATCGGTCTGGTGCAGAACGGCGATCAGGTTCGCATCGACGTCGCGTCGCGCACGCTCGAGATCCTCGTCGACGACGACGTGCTCGCTGAGCGCCGCGCCAAGATGGAAGCTTCGGAGCGTCCGTGGCACCCGGTTGACCGTCAGCGCACCGTCACCACAGCCCTGCGCGCTTACGCTGCGCTGGCAACGTCTGCCGACAAGGGCGCGGTCCGGTACGTCCCGTAA
- a CDS encoding STM4011 family radical SAM protein, producing MNPSLSILYRGPLASCNYDCPYCPFAKRRDPPAELRADRASLERFATWVTEQTDRQLSVLFTPWGEALVRSWYRRTLAELSWLPHVERVAIQTNLSARTTWLADADPSTLALWCTFHPGQISLERFLAKCGELDRGGIRYSVGVVGFPEHLDLARELRQKLSENIYLWVNAAEGRVYSDAEAQLWTELDPLFPFSRHPHPSVGKACRTGESVISVDGDGTIRRCHFVPEEIGNLYDGSLDTTLTARDCPKALCDCHIGYVHLESLPLYDAFAGGVLERIPAVLPSSRVSGALPLHVVR from the coding sequence ATGAACCCCTCGCTGTCGATTCTCTACCGTGGTCCGTTGGCGAGTTGTAATTACGACTGCCCGTACTGCCCGTTTGCGAAGCGCCGTGACCCGCCGGCTGAATTACGAGCGGACAGAGCATCGTTGGAGCGGTTTGCCACCTGGGTCACCGAGCAGACCGATCGACAGTTGTCCGTGCTGTTCACGCCCTGGGGGGAGGCGTTGGTGCGGTCCTGGTATCGCCGCACTCTCGCGGAGCTGAGCTGGTTGCCACACGTCGAACGGGTTGCGATCCAAACCAATCTCAGCGCTCGCACCACGTGGCTTGCCGACGCCGACCCGTCGACGCTGGCGCTGTGGTGCACATTTCATCCGGGACAGATCTCGCTCGAGCGATTCCTTGCAAAATGCGGGGAACTCGACCGAGGCGGCATCCGCTATTCGGTGGGGGTCGTCGGATTCCCGGAGCATCTCGATCTGGCCCGCGAGCTGCGGCAGAAACTGTCTGAGAACATCTATCTGTGGGTGAATGCAGCCGAGGGACGGGTGTATTCGGACGCCGAAGCGCAGTTGTGGACCGAACTCGATCCGCTTTTCCCGTTCAGCCGACACCCGCATCCGAGCGTCGGAAAGGCCTGCAGAACCGGAGAATCCGTCATCTCTGTCGACGGAGACGGCACCATTCGGCGGTGCCACTTTGTTCCCGAGGAGATCGGAAATCTGTACGACGGCAGTCTCGACACAACGCTGACCGCCCGAGACTGTCCAAAAGCGCTGTGTGACTGTCACATCGGCTACGTGCATCTCGAATCGCTCCCGCTCTACGACGCCTTTGCCGGCGGAGTGCTCGAGCGGATACCGGCCGTGCTGCCGAGTTCGCGAGTGAGCGGAGCGCTGCCCCTACACGTCGTGCGTTGA
- a CDS encoding STM4013/SEN3800 family hydrolase, translating to MNNLNTSHPDMNEVVGQDDILLLTLDTLRYDVACELAASGRIPTLASYLPGGVWEKRHAPGSFTYASHQAIFAGFLPTPASQGPHPRLFAARFAGSESTADGTYVFEGPNVVDGLRAAGYRTVCIGGVGFFNKAAPLGSVMPSMFDESYWESRFGVTSPESFEAQVECAETVVAGLEPDQKLFLFVNAAALHQPNWFHRAGASADSGDTLDSHAAALEYIDRHIAKLLQAMSSRRRCFAIVCSDHGTAYGDDGWTGHRLGHDSVWTVPYAHFFVEGPQQ from the coding sequence GTGAACAACCTCAATACGAGTCACCCCGACATGAATGAGGTCGTGGGGCAGGACGACATCCTGTTGCTCACGTTGGACACGCTCCGCTACGACGTTGCGTGCGAGTTGGCGGCGAGCGGGCGCATCCCGACGCTTGCGTCGTATCTGCCAGGGGGAGTGTGGGAGAAGCGGCACGCACCAGGAAGTTTCACGTACGCCTCTCATCAGGCGATCTTTGCGGGTTTCCTCCCAACGCCCGCCAGTCAGGGTCCACACCCACGATTGTTTGCCGCACGATTTGCGGGGAGTGAATCCACCGCAGACGGAACGTATGTGTTCGAGGGCCCCAATGTGGTGGACGGATTGCGAGCGGCCGGCTATCGCACCGTGTGTATCGGCGGGGTCGGGTTCTTCAACAAAGCGGCACCCCTCGGGTCGGTGATGCCCTCGATGTTCGACGAGAGTTATTGGGAATCGCGCTTCGGAGTGACGTCGCCGGAATCCTTCGAGGCGCAAGTCGAGTGCGCCGAGACGGTGGTCGCCGGTCTGGAACCGGACCAGAAGCTTTTCTTGTTCGTCAATGCCGCTGCGCTACATCAACCTAATTGGTTTCACCGTGCCGGCGCGAGTGCCGATTCGGGAGATACCCTTGACTCTCATGCTGCCGCACTCGAATACATCGACCGGCATATCGCAAAACTTCTGCAGGCCATGAGTTCACGGCGGCGCTGCTTTGCCATCGTCTGTTCCGATCACGGTACGGCGTACGGCGACGACGGCTGGACCGGGCACCGGCTAGGTCACGACAGCGTGTGGACGGTTCCCTATGCACACTTCTTCGTGGAAGGTCCACAACAATGA
- the serA gene encoding phosphoglycerate dehydrogenase — protein MSQPGRPVVLIADKLAPSTVEALGDGVEVRWVDGPDRAALLAAVPEADAILVRSATTVDAEVLAAGTKLKIIGRAGVGLDNVEIPAATERGVMVVNAPTSNIHSAAEHAVALLMSTARQIPAADKTLRESTWKRSKFNGVEILGKTVGVVGLGRIGQLFAQRLAAFETTIIAYDPYLPAARAAQLGIELVSIDELVERADFISVHLPKTKETAGLINAERLSRAKDGVIIVNAARGGLIDEDALYDALVSGKVRGAGLDVFSTEPCTDSKLFELDNVVVTPHLGASTSEAQDRAGIDVAKSVLLALAGDFVPEAVNVSGGPVGEEVAPWLELVRKLGLLAATLSPEAVQTVQVVASGELSAETVDILGLAALRGVFSASSDEAVTFVNAPALAEQRGVTVSVEKHSEALAHRSAVEVRAVAADGTVTSVTGALTGLQQVEKIVSINGRSFDLRAEGHNIVVHYNDRPGVLGVLGTVLGNAGTDILAAALSQDAEGEGATAILRVDKVVADADVEAIVSQLDARVAQVDLS, from the coding sequence GTGAGCCAGCCTGGCCGCCCCGTTGTTCTGATCGCAGACAAGCTCGCGCCATCCACAGTCGAGGCACTGGGCGACGGTGTGGAGGTGCGTTGGGTCGACGGACCCGACCGCGCTGCCCTGCTCGCAGCTGTGCCCGAGGCCGACGCGATTCTTGTTCGCTCCGCCACCACCGTCGACGCCGAGGTTCTGGCTGCAGGCACCAAGCTGAAGATCATCGGCCGCGCCGGTGTCGGCCTGGACAATGTCGAGATCCCCGCAGCCACCGAGCGCGGCGTGATGGTCGTCAATGCACCGACCTCCAACATTCACTCGGCAGCCGAGCACGCAGTTGCACTGCTCATGTCGACCGCTCGCCAGATCCCCGCCGCAGACAAGACCCTGCGCGAAAGCACCTGGAAGCGAAGCAAGTTCAACGGCGTCGAGATCCTCGGCAAGACCGTCGGCGTTGTCGGCCTCGGCCGCATCGGCCAGCTGTTCGCGCAGCGTCTCGCCGCTTTCGAAACCACCATCATCGCGTACGACCCCTACTTGCCTGCAGCTCGCGCAGCGCAGCTCGGCATCGAACTGGTCAGCATCGACGAGCTCGTCGAGCGTGCGGACTTCATCTCCGTGCACCTGCCCAAGACCAAGGAAACGGCCGGCCTGATCAACGCCGAGCGTCTTTCCCGCGCCAAGGACGGCGTCATCATCGTCAACGCCGCCCGCGGTGGCCTGATCGACGAAGACGCGCTGTACGACGCTCTGGTCTCCGGCAAGGTTCGCGGCGCCGGCCTCGACGTGTTCAGCACCGAACCGTGCACCGATTCCAAGCTCTTCGAGCTCGACAACGTCGTCGTCACCCCGCACCTCGGCGCATCGACGTCCGAAGCTCAGGACCGTGCAGGCATCGACGTCGCCAAGAGCGTTCTCCTGGCTCTGGCCGGCGATTTCGTTCCCGAGGCCGTCAACGTCTCCGGTGGCCCGGTCGGCGAAGAAGTTGCTCCGTGGCTCGAACTCGTCCGCAAGCTGGGTCTCCTCGCTGCGACGCTGTCTCCCGAAGCTGTTCAGACGGTTCAGGTTGTCGCCTCCGGTGAACTGTCCGCCGAAACCGTCGACATCCTCGGCCTCGCTGCCCTGCGCGGCGTGTTCTCCGCCAGCAGCGACGAGGCAGTCACGTTCGTCAACGCTCCGGCGCTCGCCGAGCAGCGCGGCGTCACTGTGTCCGTCGAAAAGCACTCCGAGGCACTCGCTCACCGCAGCGCCGTCGAGGTTCGCGCGGTTGCCGCTGACGGCACCGTCACGTCCGTCACGGGCGCACTCACCGGCCTGCAGCAGGTCGAGAAGATCGTCAGCATCAACGGCCGCAGCTTCGACCTGCGCGCCGAGGGCCACAACATCGTTGTTCACTACAACGATCGTCCGGGCGTTCTCGGTGTCCTCGGTACCGTCCTCGGTAACGCCGGCACCGACATCCTGGCAGCAGCATTGAGCCAGGACGCCGAAGGCGAAGGCGCAACGGCCATCCTGCGCGTCGACAAGGTTGTCGCCGACGCCGATGTCGAGGCAATCGTCTCGCAGCTCGACGCTCGCGTCGCCCAGGTCGACCTTTCCTGA
- the ilvN gene encoding acetolactate synthase small subunit has protein sequence MSTTHTLSVLVEDKPGVLARVSALFSRRGFNIESLAVGGTEIPEISRMTIVVTVDEFPLEQVTKQLNKLINVIKIVEQDGDASVARELVLIKVRADASVRTQVIETVNLFRAKVIDVSPESVTIEATGTRSKLDALLRMLDPYGIREIVQSGVVAVGRGPKSITATR, from the coding sequence GTGAGCACCACCCACACCCTCAGCGTGCTCGTCGAGGACAAGCCAGGCGTGCTCGCTCGCGTCTCCGCCCTGTTCTCCCGCCGAGGATTCAACATCGAATCCCTCGCAGTCGGCGGCACCGAGATCCCCGAGATCTCTCGAATGACCATCGTCGTCACGGTCGACGAGTTCCCCCTCGAGCAGGTGACGAAGCAGCTCAACAAGCTGATCAACGTCATCAAGATCGTCGAGCAAGACGGTGATGCTTCCGTCGCTCGCGAGCTTGTGCTCATCAAGGTGCGCGCAGATGCAAGCGTGCGCACCCAGGTCATCGAAACGGTGAACCTGTTCCGCGCCAAGGTAATCGACGTCTCCCCGGAGTCCGTCACCATCGAGGCGACCGGTACCCGGTCCAAGCTGGATGCACTGCTGCGGATGCTTGATCCGTACGGTATCCGGGAGATCGTTCAGTCCGGGGTCGTGGCAGTCGGTCGAGGGCCGAAGTCGATCACGGCCACCCGCTAG
- a CDS encoding STM4012 family radical SAM protein: MSLAVAVRPYQNYVYAYPHKTAYRPLDPRPSLQKLWAPEPKNALSLYLHIPFCEVRCGFCNLFTRIGAPGEMTTAYLDALERQARVVSDAVGGGTHYDAVAFGGGTPTFLDAPELDKLCDVAELRMGADLSSVPFSVEASPSTVTADRMSVLASRGTTRLSLGVQSFIDSEARAAARPQKRADVDAALGRIRDARIPVLNIDLIYGIDGQTEQTWRQSLDAALAWEPEELYLYPLYVRALTGLGKKAAVAESDAEWDERRLRLYRFGRDYLEQAGYQQVSMRMFQRSGAVIDGATDYACQTDGMIGLGCGARSYTANLHYSFDYAVDMREIRGIIDTFIARPADEFAYAEVGRFMTPDETRRRHLVQSVLQAEGMDVADYRARFGTHPADDFPDELNGFEAAGWLAGDLQSDRLMLSPEGLAYSDAIGPALFSASVRRDMSEYEAK, from the coding sequence ATGAGTCTCGCAGTTGCGGTACGTCCGTACCAGAATTATGTTTATGCGTATCCGCACAAGACGGCATACCGGCCGCTTGATCCCCGGCCGTCGTTGCAGAAATTGTGGGCGCCAGAGCCGAAAAACGCACTGTCGCTGTACCTCCATATTCCGTTCTGCGAGGTTCGCTGCGGGTTCTGCAATTTGTTCACCCGTATCGGCGCACCGGGTGAGATGACCACCGCGTACCTCGACGCACTCGAGCGGCAAGCACGTGTTGTGTCGGATGCCGTCGGCGGCGGAACTCACTACGACGCAGTGGCCTTCGGTGGCGGCACCCCGACCTTTCTCGACGCCCCCGAACTCGACAAACTGTGCGACGTCGCGGAACTCCGCATGGGTGCCGATCTTTCATCCGTTCCGTTCTCAGTCGAGGCGTCACCGTCGACGGTAACCGCCGATCGGATGTCGGTGCTGGCCTCCCGCGGAACCACCCGTCTGAGTTTAGGAGTGCAGAGCTTTATCGACTCCGAGGCCAGGGCAGCGGCGCGTCCGCAGAAGCGGGCCGACGTCGACGCGGCGCTCGGGCGGATCCGGGACGCTCGAATTCCCGTGCTCAACATCGATCTCATCTACGGGATCGACGGTCAGACCGAGCAGACCTGGCGGCAGTCCCTCGATGCGGCGTTGGCGTGGGAACCAGAGGAGTTGTATCTGTATCCGCTCTACGTTCGGGCGCTCACAGGTCTGGGTAAGAAGGCAGCGGTCGCAGAATCCGATGCGGAGTGGGACGAGCGTCGTCTGCGCTTGTATCGGTTCGGCCGCGACTATCTCGAGCAGGCGGGATATCAGCAGGTCTCGATGCGCATGTTCCAGCGCAGCGGCGCGGTCATCGACGGGGCCACCGATTACGCGTGCCAGACCGACGGCATGATCGGATTGGGATGCGGCGCACGCTCGTACACGGCAAACCTTCACTATTCGTTCGACTACGCGGTCGACATGCGGGAAATCCGCGGGATCATCGACACGTTCATCGCCCGTCCGGCAGACGAGTTCGCTTACGCCGAAGTCGGTCGATTCATGACTCCTGACGAGACGCGTCGCAGGCACCTCGTCCAGTCGGTGCTTCAGGCCGAAGGAATGGATGTAGCCGACTATCGCGCGCGGTTCGGAACACACCCTGCCGACGACTTTCCGGACGAATTGAATGGTTTCGAGGCAGCGGGTTGGTTGGCGGGTGACCTGCAATCCGATCGACTGATGCTCTCGCCGGAAGGTTTGGCGTACTCCGACGCTATCGGTCCGGCGTTATTCTCGGCGAGTGTTCGACGGGACATGTCGGAGTACGAGGCCAAATGA